tattacaATTATTCAGAATAACAAGATGATATAAGACAATAATCTTCGATTCTGGCTGTCAAACTTGCTCAGATCATTTCTTTTAGTACTTTTGCATTTCATGTTACTAACTTTGAATGGAGCATATAAATCATTATCACTACTGCCATTCACGTAGagtatatttattgtcattgaaGGTTGCTTTTTGTGTGTAAGTATAGGAAAAACTAGTGTTTGTACAAAACACTGCAGTGATATACTCTTCTGAAACTAAGAAAATGCAGCCATGTAATTGTTTTGTATATCATACAGGTCTCTGCATGGAGCTGCAAGTGGAGGAGGATATGAATGAAGTGCTGATGGACTCATTGAAAGAGGTGCTTTGGGCTCATTCCAGCTGTCATGACTTGTCTCACTTTTCTGGCCTCCCAAGCAAGAGTCCAGCCTCCCTCTCTGAGGAACATGTGGTTTACTCTACTCTGGATGGGGCCAGTGAATACACTGCTTCCATGAAAAAGGTGGTGGAATGGGGctgtagcttggtggcagagtgcttggctatgtgtgtgagacactgagtgtgatccttagcactgcataaaaaactaaagagattagagcataaaaacaaaacaaataaaactgtccatctacaattattaaaaaaaattaaaaagaaaaaggtggctcCTGGTGGGTTCCCAGGTAGCCTCCCTATTCTTCAATTTCAACCCTCTATGTGGGTAGAGAGATCTCCCTGCAGGCAGGTCCCATAGTTACTCATTGGTATGAGTCAAACACTAGGACCAGGTCTGAAGTACAGGCATTGGGTGGGTCAGGTAGCTTGCACTCTTCCAACTTTTAGCCCCACCTGTCCCTCCTGGCACTCACTGGCAAATGCAAGCTATGGAACATTGCAGGCAGGGATGAGGAGAGTGAATGTATTCAAAGAATCTCATTTAGTTCTTTAGCATGCAGATGCCTAATCATCTATCCAAAAGACTCTTTTGCAGTGGGTTCTCTTATCTCTCCTCTACTTGTCCtgttaaaatatcaattctcCGCAGTGGTTTTTGAACATTTGTGGCTATCCAAGAAGGACAGCAAAATCGCTTATATGTTTCAAGATGGTACCATGTTTGCTTGGCTCTAAGCTCCAGTCCCAAATTCTCATTGCCTATGTATGGCATTTTCCCTGAAGATAAGGCTTTACCCTGTCACCTGCAAAATCCATTAATAGCCAAGGATACTGTGTCAATGGCACaccaataaatgtttcctttgtgAGAGTTTGCATATTCcatctaaatatattttcagtgtCTTTTCTAATCTGAACCAACATGAAACAAAGTGTCTGCTGAGGGAACTTACCCATGTGTTTTAGAAGGCAGCTAGGCACTTTTACCAGAATCTCTTGGGAGGAAAAAAGTGCATGCTTGACTTTTTTCCAGAGTTCAGAGACAGGATCTGGGTCAATAATTTATCAGAAGAGGACTGCCTACTCACCTGGTCTCCAAAACAAGGCCAGTTTTTATGGTAAGTGCAGGGTACCTTCTTTTAAGTTCTCCTTCAGTATTCTTCTCAGGACATCCCAGTGTACCCAGAGAACATTTCTATGCTCGTGTTTGCAATGTGTAAAGCAGGAGTAGTTTAATGTGGCTGGCCCAGTCTGGTTTTATTGGCAGGAAATAAATAACATGGTAAGGATGAAGGACAGGAGCCAATGCCCCCAGGTAATTCTGATCATCCAGGGGTGCTGAGCTAACCAATGTGATATGTTGATTGTATAGATTCTTCCCTCCAGATCCAGGGAAAAATTGGTCTTCTGTGTGTTTGTACGTATTGCACAGAGTTTCAAAGTGTGTTTTTAAAGGATATTGCTTGCTTTCttcaatattcctgtattaaatgTCAAAACTTATTATTTCTGAACTTATTGAAATAGAGTTCAAGTAAACTATGAACGTTCATGGACTTCTGGCATTAAATGAGTCAGAATTGCACTGAAGGACTCCTCATGATGTCTTCAGAAACACCTGTCTCAAATCCTTATCGCTTCTCAATACTGCATCCATTCTGATGCATTCCTTTCTACCTGCGTCAGGAAATTCTTTGTTCTAAGTCATGCTCAGGCTTGAGAGCTGTCACCCAGTTACCCCAGCAGTCCCCGGAAGGGAGAGATGCCTAATTCTTCCTCAGTCAGCATCTCAAGGACTTCCTCACATGGAAGACTCTGACAGTCCCCTGGGGAAGGTCCTCTGAGAGCAAATTGCTGATAGGAACAGGCTGGCACAGCACTTTGTCTCCAAGCTCAACCCAggtggaaggacagagagaaacacGACCATGTACACACAAGCTGCCGATTACTACCAATTCCATTCACCCAAACAGCAATGTCATTCCCCACATaagttgttttccttttggtacttgTAGACTTACTCTGAATGAATCAGTCTCGGGATTTCCTGTACCCAGGTCCCATCCACCTTCTCATGTAGAGTCTAAATGCAGGGTTAAATTCAGACTTCCTTCCACATACTTCATCTTTTGTAGTAGGGCTCTCAAAGCAAGGAAGCAGTTAGATATATATCTGtacttatatatgtttttatctATACATATGTACCTGTACATgagtatacatatacatttatatgcctaaatgtataaatatatacacatgtacaaatgtattttttgatAGTATCAAAAGAAAAGTACCAAGAAAGTACATGAAGTACCAACATTGGGTGTGTAGTAGTCTGCAGGAGGTAAACTGGCAAGTGCAAGAATGTGTGAACAATTGCTCAAAAAGTACCAGAATATTGGTTTGAAGGCTTCAAAGGGATATTGTCATAGAAATCTGTGTCCAAATCCTACTATCCCACCATTCATTGAGTTCTAGTTATAAATTTCCCCTTGTATCCTACCTTAGGGATTTTAATGTCCTGATTGAATTTCAGGCACCAGAATTGGCCCCCTGAAGCTGCAGGAAGATGAAGatgcttctttcttcctcagtaGGCATATCAAGGACCTCCTCATCCAGCATGACCCTGAGAGCCATGGAGAGGAACTGGCTGAAGAGCACAAGTTGGCAGAGCATTTTGTAAGGTGCCCAGAGGCCCTGCTCACAGAAAGATGTTCCAAGGTGCCCAGCTCATGAGAGATTCCATTAGGCAAGTGATATTTGTACCTGCTCTCCTGGTATCTGCATCTTGTGTGTGGTCTTGAATGATGGAGACTGCCTAAGTGAAAGGACAGTAGATTCACCCACTAGGCAGAGGTCATACTATCCCATATGTTCCTTCCTGAACCAGGCATGTGCCTTTAAGATGGCAGGCAGCAAATACCTAGCATACTTTCAGGAAGGAGAGTGTGACAGGTGCAAGTTTGTGAAATTGAAAAGAGCATGgcctaagaaagaaaacttttaaggaATTTGCAGGCTGATTTAATTGTGGGCCAAGGGAGATTTAtcttttctggttatgttttctcttctcaaaaatattgcttaaaatgcacATGGCATGATAGCTGTAGCATCTAAACAGGGAATGTTTATGAGTGTACTTTCAAAAGTCACtctcagggtttgttttagggagtTGAAGTAGTAAAATCTGAGGGTGAGATGTAGGGTACACTTTAATACTTAAGAAGTGACATGGAGAGAATTTTCCCTGGTTAAGTGATAGGAGCAGGCATGGAGGGTCCTGTGTAGTTCCTAGATGTATGGAGTTCCTAGATGTATGACAGGGTTGTCTTTCTTCCCTGAAGAGGAATGAATATGTTTTCTATGAAAGGCGTATTGGGAAGTAAATCACTGTGCCTGGGAAGCAGCCATGTAATGGGAGGTAGGTATAGCTGAAATTTACCAGCATTCACCAGTTGTTTCCAGTTTCTGTTCATGTGGGGAAGAAAGGACATTTTTCCCTCTGCCCAGTTAAACAACTAGCATGCTGCTCCTGAGATCTACTTTATGGGGGCCACTTTGTTTCATGGATAAGAATACCTGGGCAggccatttctttaaagaaatgcatgagatatttctaaatttctaaattcaTACCGATATTTTCTCTGTGCCATGAAAGGCTACAGTTTTTAATGGATGAGATAGAACTGCCTAATATCTAAAGGGGGTTTAATAAATTCAGTTGTAGGAAATAGTGAAGAGCATCATGATGAAGAAAAGCATCACTTGAATCACTGGCCCCCAGGGAATCATCATGGGAGGGTAATTATCAGACAAAAAGAGCACATAAACAGGCCAAAATAGCTGCAAAGGTAAAAACCATCTGCTGGTGTCACTGGTTTCCCTTGCTAAACCTCTCTGAATTGCCTGTTTTCTGTTGAGCATTTTTATCATCTGTCTGAGAAGTCTTGGGGGCTTTCTCCTTTAAAAGAGTCACTTGTTCCTTTGAAAGAACTAAAATGAGAATGACATGAGTAACTTCTTTCTGAAGTGTTATTCCAAGATCCTGGACAGTTCTGCTATAGCAAAAACAGCAGCTACACACACAGCAACAACATAGCAAAATATTGTGTATGTAGAAGGCACAAGTTCCCTGGGACCTTCCACATGCAGGAAGTATTCACTTGATAGGAGAGTGTAAAATTCAACTTTGGCTATGCATAAGGTTGACTCACTCCTGTGGTTTTCACTCTGAACACTTTTCTGTATCCAAAGCTGCTGTCCTGCTCTTCTCTGTAACTGCCACACTGACGCAGAGCCAACTCTGTGtccaaatactataaaaattatcctttaaacaCATGGCGCTGTCCCTGAAATCACACTTTGTAGGCTGTTTTGCCTTCTCTTCCCAGCTCCCTCAGCTCCACTGCCTCTTTCTCCTGGGAGGCATGGTCTTCCTAAATCACTGGCACATGGATGCTTTTCTAACACCTATCTTTTAGAATAAGAGTAAGTCAACTGTAAGCCTTTTCTTCAGTCAACCTTTAACtttcatacaaattaaaaatttaataaaaaaatttaaaactggcaAGAGCCCCAATTACAAATCCTAGAGTGCAATGTGGATTATAGGTGGGAAACAAAGTGTTTTTAGGGtagttttctcttcttcacaTGCAGAGTTATGTGCAAGACTCTGTATGTGGCACTTGTGGATTCATTGAAGGGGACACTAACTAGAAGGCTTTAGATGACACTGTAAAGGCACTTCATTCTAAAGACAGTGGTAGGCAACCACTTTTATGCACTCATTCAGTGTATCCTGCCAGGTGCCTCAGTGCTTGGTCTTCACTGGAAACTGTGAACACAGAGATGGGTAGAACATTATCTTAGCTTTTACAGAACTGTCAGTCTGGTGAACAGCAAGTGAAAGAATTGATAGTGGGCTAATTGATGAGTGTAGCCAGTGCTGTATCAAAAACTGTTGGTAGTCAGGTTGATCCCCCTACTGGTTGTTTCCAACAGGTCTCAGCATAATGATGGATGACTTCTCAGACCAACACCTGCTCTCCAGTTTGGCTCATAGAAATCCATATTCTCAAGATCTGAAGATGATTTTGATGACATCAACAGATACTGAGTATGTTCTGGCCAGCTGGAGAAAGAGGCAGGATAAGTAAGACACATAAGTTCTTCCTTACGAAGATTATCGTGATGTTTTCTCTAGACCTCTGCATTTTCTATCCACttcaaaacaaactaatattGTCATTCCTCAAAGTTCAACACTTGTTTTTACTCAAACTTCATTTCAAATGCAGGTAAATAATTGAAGTAATTTTCAGGTTTGCAGTCCAAAGGGAGGAAGGTGGGGCTAAAAGCCAGGCTTTCTGACATTCAAGTGGATGAGAGTCCATGACTCTTGTGTTCATAGAAGCAGAATAAACTAACTCCCCTGCTTTGCTCCTCAGTTTACCCTGTGAcgtgtgtaaaatgtaaaatctccATGTAATATAGAGAACTTACATTATAAGTGGGTTAAAGCAAATTAATGCATTTGCTGAGGTCCTACAGATAAAGCACTGGGCTCATTTCCCTGCAGCATGCTAGGAAGGGTATCCAATCCTTACTGAAAAGAGCTTAACGTATCTGCTTCAGATTCAGCCATGGTTCTCAGTAGGTGAGAACATTGATTGCAGACACCAGTAGCCTGACCTAGTGAAGGGAAGATTGCCAGGAAGAGCAGAGTCAGCACTGGACATTATCTGCTTTGGACTTAGTAAGAGGGATctggaaattttctttccaatGAGTGTCCCACAGTTGAGGGTTCACAAAGACTTAGCATGGCTCCCCTCCATGTTTCTATTCTCCTTTCCATGTTCCTATTGCCTGAGCCAATTGGAACTTTTGTAATAAGTGAGGAATTCCTTCAGAGTCCTATACACCAACAGATGTCCCagtgagagaaaagaggccacaataaaaatggagtataacaaaataatattaagagagTGCAGAACACAATTTCAAATACTCATGGTTTATTCTTTGTTCTGTGTTTTTagtggatttttaaatattggctGCATATTCAGAGAAGAACATTATGACTATGTTACATTGACAGTTTTGCATTGTTCCCTTGAGGAAAAGCCTTATGATCCACTTTATTATTAAGGAAATAATGAGGTGACCACTGGGTAGTCCTGTAGATAATTTTAACTTGTTGGGAAACCATTTTTACTTCGAGGATTCTCAAGATATACCTGTAGGAGTAATGTGAAATATGATGTTTCGAGAAGGGAACAAAGAATAGTTGGTAACATTGGCATGAAGGTACACAAGTACTGAGACTGCCCAATGAGTGGTGGTCTACATCTGTAGTGACCTTCTGAGGAAACCAGTGGGTCAGCCATCATGAGGCCATTGGAAGGCAGAGGCTCCCACATTCCGTGACATCTCCCACCTTCTGATTCTGTTAGACTGTTACCTAGCGCACTCAGCCCTACCTCCTCATTTCTGTCTTGAGTCCGTGCTATAGACTCAGGTGTGTGAATCCTTGTTTGAAAGGTGAAGGAGTTTGAAGTGTTGTGGACTGCTGAGTACTTAGTTCTCAACAGTAAGTGAATCGTGACAGCTGCTGTCTTCCCTTAATCCCAATGAATTCtacttgggttattttatttttttttaaatatttgggtcagaagcactcaaacactgagccacatatgcagcccttttttgtattttattaagagacagggtctcactgagtggcttagcaccttgtcATTGCTCAAGCCGACTTCTAACTCTAGGTCCTTCTGTCTCAccttctgagcctctgagattataggcgtttgccactgcatccagctcttgGATTCACTTGTTTTTAACCCATAACATGTTTGGGTTTCCTCTTTGCAGGTCCTGGCTGTACATTTACTGTACAAACATGGCAGTATTCTTCAGCCCTTCCCCTGATGGAGGGGCTGAAATGAACCTTGACGGAGAGCCTCAGATGAAACTTAAAGAAGTCATACGAGGACTACAAGCCGAATTACAAGAACACAAACTGAATTTCCgtgatctggaagaaaaattcaTCTTATGTCAATCTACCGTGTATACCCTGGCCAACGAGTTCCAGAAATATCGTAAGTTGCTGATAGGTTTATGGTCACTAAAGTGAGGTATGATTGTCTGTTTCCCCTCTGAGAAAAAGATCTTCTccaaaactttttctcctcttttctttcatcaaaaggAAATCCATCATTTCTAGAAGTAAAGATATTGTTATTTTGCCTTCAGTTTACTAACAATGGAATAATGAAACACAAAGACTATAGCAACTTCTAGTTTACAAGGAAGTGTAGAGTGGGCATAGGTTAATTCCCAGTTACTGATGTCTACTGGAGACATGAAAATGCCTTTTCATCCTCAAGAATACCTCAAATCTTTTATATCAGGATCCAGTTTGTACCATATCAGATCCACAGACATATAACGGCCGTGTTGGTAAAGGTCTGGGACTAATGATTCTCCATTGAGTTCAGGCTTCCCCTGTGTTTGTAGTGAGTGATGTAGAAACTACTCATTGACTGACTGGacatttctgaatttgatttcagggagtggtgcagaggaggagagtggaaaagAACAGGAATTACTGGCTCCCAGGTAACAATGAGTGTTAAGAGCCTGGAAGAGGATGGGTTAAATATGAGGAGGGTCCCCAGATGAGCAAACCAAGAGGTACAAAGTGTCCACACTATTCACATGCAAAGGCAAACACAAGCTGCTGGTATGACTGCATTGCTCAACCATGGAAGAAGTCCATCTTTTAAggaggtgtttttcttttctctgtggttCTTGTCTGTATCCAACTAGAAATAATCAAActaactaaatgttttttttttttacctcacaGAATCTACATCTCCTGTCTTGTATGGGTCCATTGAGTATGAGATATAAATCGATTTCTTTCTGGTTGATAAGACTTTTTGGCAGGGATGTCATAGCCTTGGGTGGGgggaatacacatacacacacacatctcacacacacacacacacacacacacacacacacacatacaaatgtgcgcacaaacacacacataaagttCATTTTCTGTGTATGCTGTGGCTCATGGTTGTATCACAcagggagagtggagtctctgtcCTCAGCTCTTTTCTAGTCAGTAGATTGAGCCCCTATTCCTGTCTCCTGTCATAAAGACATGTGCACCCTGCCCACATCCTAAgaggatcattttctttctctttgaaaggAGTACCCTCTTGCCCTTCTGTGACCACTCCTTTAGGCCTCTATTTAGACCAACTGGGACTCATATTTAATCCTCTCGTTTAATTGTACTCTTTATCCCTCCAGTCTGAGACAAGCCccacaggaggagaaagaaatcctGCAGGACGTATTGAATGAGGGCTGTAACACTTTCCCCAGTCACTCTGAATCATCAGATATCCACCAGCCCACCTGCTTCAGTGCTGATCTCTTGGGTGAGCATGAAGTTTCCCTTTGTCTAGCTGCAGCTCATGACCACCCCATTAAAACACAAATGCACTTCTATTAATTATACTTCTGAGGGTCCAGTGACAAATTCAGGATGGTAAACCTAGAACTAACAAGATCAGGGAAGTTGTAGAGACTGTAACCTACTCATAGGTACcatttatgtgtgtgcatatcaggGCTCTGCATGACCTTATTCTTACAACCTAGGACAACTTATCTCTCCTAAGTGTTCTTGCTCATGTTTAATTCTTTGATTACAAGCAcaagcctctaatcccagctgctcaggaggttgaggcaggaggatcttgagtttaaagccaactCAGAGggcatgggatgtggctcaagtggtaggacagtcacctagcatgcatgaggcactgagttcaactctcggcaccataaaaaaataaaaaataaaggtattgtgtgtctacctaaaactaaaaaaaaaaatttaaagtttaaaaagccagcctcaggaaaaagcaAGGCAGTAAACAACTCAGAcccatcactaaataaaatacaaaataggcctggggatgtagtgcagtggtcatgtgcccctaagttcaattgccagtaccaaaaacataaaagagagagaacattcaaatGGTTAATTTTGCTTCCATTAAAATGCTAGAATCAGGTGGAAGTAATATTTATACTAGAACTGTTCTGAAAGAggaatttccttctagtacacTGCCAAAGTTAACTTTgcgatcttaaaaaaaaaacaatccctagtattgagaaaaatgaggctcaggGCTTTTAATCCTCTTCATAGAGAATGAAACTGGTTCTATTTGAGAATTGTGAGGGGGCCCAGAGCCACTAAGTGTTGGAATGAGctttgtggaaggaaggaagctgcagTTAGTGAAATCCAGAAGAACCTGGATGAGTATCCAGGGATCAGGAgaccaaaatgcattttgactttgTCCAATTACATGAAGAGCATTCCATAATGATCCCCCTAGTCAGAGACGTTGTGCATGATGGATCAGCATAGCATTTCAGACCATTTCTTTAAACTCAACATGTGAGTTCTCCCAGGTTAAGTCCCTTAGTTGCTCcctgaattatatatacataaattatgtcTTCTTCTGAGGGAGGTGTCTGTATTGGAATGAGTGAAGGGGAGTTATTTAGTGACTTCTGCATTTCTGAATATGTTTACAGAACACCATGACAATGAGGACAATGATAAAGAAGAGTCACTTTATTTCAGGTAACAATGAATGACCAGGggctagaaaaaaaatggataaaataaaaggggtgcAGGAATCCTAAAAGTACAGAGCATGAGGTCAAATGTAGTCAAAGTTTCTTAAAGGCACAGTAGGAGTGCTGATTGCAGTGAAGTTGTTGATTCAACCCAAGATGATGGAACCCATTAGCAAAATTCTTTGTCTGCTTTATAGTATTGTAAGAGTAAGTCTTCTCAAGAATAACTGAGCAGCCTTGGGCACTTCTAGATCTTAAATAAATCATATGTTCCCTTTGTAAATGTCAAACTCAGGATGAGACTCAAAAATCATTTCTGTACTGTTAGCCTGAGCTCATCAACAGGTATTCCatagcaagaaaaatagatagaataaaaatgatatcatGTCATAATATGGATGTGcagaataaaaatgatatcatGTCATAATATGGATGTGCAAAGAAGGCAAAATGTCTCTGAGACTCTTGAATTCAGGAGACTATTGATCAGACACTTGTGTctaaaattcaccatgctttatgcACAAGGTTGGCCCCTGCTATGCTTCTCATTGTGTGATCCTTCTGTGACTGTGTCTTATAGGTGAGTTAAGCCTCCTTCCTCATTAGCTTGTTATCTTGTTATCACTACACTGAGCACTGGTGGCCCTTGGTTTCTCTCATACCGTGGCACCTAAACTATGTCCTTGAGATGAAAATGGTTTTCTGGATCATTTTTGAAGGGAGGCTCCTGTTTTGAACTCCACCCTTCTGCTTTGAATCGGGACCAGCTGGGAGACTGTAACTTCTAAATCACCATGATTTCATCTTTTGTTCTTCCCTGCCTCAGCTGTCTCAGCAGTATGAACAGTGaatttcaggaagaggaagagaatgacctccagctggatgaaaaatattttcagaactcTGGTCATCCTAATTCATGTGACACACAAGAACTTGTCATAAGCTCTGAGTTCCCATCACATGAGTGTAAAGTCAGCTCTACTGTGGATGGAACCAGTGAGTACTCTTATCCTAATTCAGATGAATGCAACTTGTCTCCCTGGTAAATCACAAATTCTCTGCACTCAACTCCACTATCTAGGCTGAGACATATGCCTGAAGAGCCAGGAGACCATTTTGTTTCTCAGCAGGTTTAGAGGTCAGGTGGATCTgaagctttgttatttttcttgccaggtcagttttttttaatcctggtcTTCAATGTGCCAGCCACAGTTGCAGGTAGACTGGAGTTAGGAGGAGGGGATTAGAAGCATCTCACAGACATCACTACAACTTGTTCCAGGAGGGATTGGTCAGACCTCAGTCTTTAAAGGGGTTAAATCATTCCTTCTGCAGTGTCCTtggaaattgcatttattttctaatgatttcctctcttcttttcatgagatagaatattcaaaaatcattgtGGAGGTCTTTTATGGTTCTTGAGTGTTAATGCACTTTCT
This region of Ictidomys tridecemlineatus isolate mIctTri1 chromosome 11, mIctTri1.hap1, whole genome shotgun sequence genomic DNA includes:
- the LOC144368359 gene encoding uncharacterized protein LOC144368359 isoform X1, which encodes MELQVEEDMNEVLMDSLKEVLWAHSSCHDLSHFSGLPSKSPASLSEEHVVYSTLDGASEYTASMKKSSETGSGSIIYQKRTAYSPGLQNKASFYGTRIGPLKLQEDEDASFFLSRHIKDLLIQHDPESHGEELAEEHKLAEHFVRCPEALLTERCSKVPSS
- the LOC144368359 gene encoding uncharacterized protein LOC144368359 isoform X2, which encodes MELQVEEDMNEVLMDSLKESSETGSGSIIYQKRTAYSPGLQNKASFYGTRIGPLKLQEDEDASFFLSRHIKDLLIQHDPESHGEELAEEHKLAEHFVRCPEALLTERCSKVPSS